The window tcaacttctgtttacgtgggttgaatacttatgaaaccccaacaataatgatggataacattgttctggaagaaactgattctgctaaatttctaggaatacacctagataaaggattaacctggaaagttcacattgaaagtgtatgcgctaaattggcaactggaatttttgtccttcgaaatttatcaaagttttgtacgTCTGATGGCTTACTATagattaatatttccatacctgtcgtacggaatttctctgtggggcagttgtgccatatcaaacttggaaagagtattcagactgcaaaaaaaagctgttcgaatcatcgcaaaatgaacaacagagagtcatgtcgaagtgccttcagggagctcaacttgctaactctacccagcttgtatattttagagacttcattttactgtcgatttcagtgtatattgacgcagggcagtgatatacacaaatacgagacaagagctcgggggcgctttcgagcccgacagcatagaacagcagcatttgaacgcctcccttctcaagctgggatcaaatttattaacaatctccctgaaacactaaatttagaaacaaatccaaaaaaattaaaaacctaattaaaaacactacctggtgtcttgtgctttttactcagttggcgagttcatggagcacacttgggattgatattcgcggcggtgttgcaatcctgggggttgatcccacgaagtatgaattttgttttttttttgtatgtgtatgaatgtgtgcctgcatgcaactgtatggaaagtcgagtgaatggatttagtttttaagataaatactgtaaaaaattggtattattgactattgcaatacaatgtaatatgtattgtcaacgcaataaaatatattctattctattctataaaaaaaataaggtataaaattgtttgaagtttaacgTTTATCTTATGGGGTACGAGTCAAGATCATTTTAGTGCAGCCCGCCTTTAACACATTTACTGCGGCTATATACTGAGTGATTTTGATAGCTTTATGATAACAATCTCTATACGGCATCTGCTAACTCAGTTAACTTTGTATTGCCATCTTGCTTTTCGATACCACTTCCATTTATATAATGGTGGCAATGGATGAGAAAAAAGATCAAAAAGTAGGTTTTTCTGGTTCAATTAAAAGTAGGTGAGGGgaatttttcatacattaaattttgtttgtaatattctatgacaatttaaaacattacatttttctatCATGAGGCATTTATAGTTTTCTCCACTTTGTCAACCCTTTCGTATAGGTAGAAACGAAAATACATTTTGGTACTATTTTTCAGTTAAAGTTATAAATGAATACATATGTAAAGTAACTAAACAGAAAACAAATGGATATTCATGCCAATTGTGTTaatcataaacattttcaatttcattCTTATTCAGAATCGAAAGATAATTTCACCAATTACATACAATCACAACTTAAACTTgccaaaaaaaacattttattgcaaaatgaatacgtatttaaatttgtaatacttcTGGAATACTTGtaagtcatcatcatcatcatcagacgtttccgttatcactggtcgtcgtacacagcctcctccacttttgtctgtcattccaggtctcctcttcctccacctgtattttctgtagtccccttctctctatgtctttccacacttggtccttctatcttcctctcggtcttcctcttggtcttcttcctccttcctccttctccagtgctattctaggcattctattatctcccatcctcttcacatgccccatccactgtattcttcttccttccattgtctcttgcagtgaaactaccttcaatctttctctggttatttcgttccttattctatctcttcttgtagtcttctctatccctcttaaaaatctcatttctgcagcttgcaatctgcttaaataatttttagtccacgtccacgtctctgctccatatagtaaaattggttggaaataagatttatacatcaatacttttgattctttcccaatgttccaactccacacaatcttcttcaccatattgaaaacctttccactcttccatattctgtttcctatctcttctcttattgtgcccctatctgttatgaatacttgtaagtataaaatgtaaaagactTACTGATTAACTGTCAAGTTCATATAggtccaattatttttttattatttatcactaaACTTTTATTCGATTGAAGCTATTAATTTAAACcatgtgttccaaattttaagaacactgaagggatcttggaaaccataagagatacagcaaatattaaagggacaaagttgtgcgtaataacaaggccaaaaaattaatgtggtcaagttgattattggttgcgtcgtcACTTGCTGTACTCATAAAACTTTTtcgtaaaaattttcaaattgataCTGCTTTCTTATTACTTATATTGAAAGgttgtttaaataaaatctacatgaaatgtcttttagtttttaaatattataaagtaaaaaaatttcatgACCAGCAAGCAGGAGGTGTAGGGTTTgagtcaattttttaaaaatttaataatccaTTTTTACTTAATCAAACAATTAAGTAGATTTTATACTGATTAAAAAATACCGTATATGTTATAATATCCTCTCGTTTTTTCgtcaaataattcatataaacttctttttttatgGTTGGGATATTTGGGATATTGGAATATTTGGTAAATCTGACTGACTTTTCACTGCACACAGTGTTTTgtgaaatatagaaaatatctgACAAGGTCAGTCTAAAAATGTCTTGCTGATGTTTTGTATAGTTGATTATGCCAAACGGCTTGTTTGTTACAAATTGTatcataattcataatttaataaaaaataaaataaaaattaacgtacaaaaataattaaaccacctaattaaatttgaaaatagcttattttacaactataatgTCATATGGCCCGCATTTTGCCAAAACTTGGcatcattgtatatttttatttaagaataaataaaaaaaacaatttacacatGCCTAGTAACAAGCAGTGTTGAAACTGTCATAGGATGTGCGTTGATGCAAAAGcgttattgaaaacattttgtaaattaaaagctaTTTCAAAACAGTGTCATTATGTTTACATTCCTAATACATAAAGcaattgagttatttattatattccttTTAGTTAGAGTAAACTTATGcactaaaatttaattagtcACAACTGTTTCCATTTATTCTTTGCTGTATCCCTTATACTAAAGTTGCCAAGGTCTCTTCATTGTGCTTAatatttggaacacactgtatatccTGAGGACGTCTTTGAaacagaacaaattaaaatacaatacggtattagaaataaatttatcattattaactTTAATGTTTGGATTTCGAACCttacattaaacatatattatttggcTAAGGGTGTAGACTAAGGAATGGAACCCCTATCACCAAAAAccctaaaagttaaaaaattatatgtaaaacattagttcaacttgtttgaaatacagcaaTTTAACGTTTTACTTTAATTaggcttatattatttatttatattcagatttTTTCTTTACTCATTGTGGCGTTTTCTCAGTAAGATACATCCCCCCCGAAACCAAGTACTAGTTACGCCACTGTGTTACAGTGGGAAAATTAGTCCAAATACGCTTTGATTGTGTGGAAGTATGTAAAAAAGTCACAGTACTAAGGAAAACCGTAATGCCGGGGTGACCCAGGTACGATCCCATGTTTAAAAGTAATGAACGcaaaactcaacaaataaattaaaaatgattactgCATGATGTATGGTAAAGTATACATATGGATATTAAGTATCCGTAAAGTCCTATTCTTATATCTTAACTTCTGACTTAATAACGATTTTCAAATGTTCTTTGGGAGTTGGTATATGCAGAATGTTTCtgattttggtaatttataaattatttatttattattattaatcttgttataaatataaataggaagGTCTAATTGGTACATCTAACTCTACTGATGAAACAAATTAGCTATTTAGATCTCTATTCAGAAAACCCAGGAACATGAAAAGTAATGTAAGTGTGCTGCTGTCCACCTATTATCGGATCTCTGTATGTGGTCAGAGGCAGTACATATGAGGGAATTGGGTCACTATTTTGAATGGTATgttaaactgtaattaaaaatttctccCCCTCTAGAATGATGAAAACCTAGGTAGAATTGAATGGAATAAATTTTCCCCTAAGATGGTGGATTCTTTAGGTAAAATGTTTTCCGCATATCATGTTACCCAACTTAAATTAGACAAAAAATAAGAGAAAATAGATGTAAATTACCTACCTTCAGAAAGTAATTTGGTTGCTGGATATTTACATAAGCTATGAcattttttacttacaaataacTGGAAATAAACTCATAATCCTtattgttataacataaatattgtatcaTAAGGTcgattaatttgaaataaacttttttgtggCATTATACGTCCTCAAATTTCATGTCtctaaaagaattaatttagttttgtttaaaggAAACCTCATTGttcataatgtattaaaaacacgTTCAGTATTCAgcgtgtaaaaatattaaagtctaaTTGTTTTCGGATTAAGTTTTATGTTGCTTGTTTTATCcgagacatttaaaattttgtgttaaagAATTACCTGTGTTTAAGAACATTGCCGGCTCCCAATGAGCTACAGAGACGAAAAGGAAGCTTGTCGGATTCCagacaaaataattaaagatCAATTATAAAAGATGTACAAATATTCACTTAAACAGAATTaataaccatataaaaataaatcgtaaatttgtttgttttttcacaaCATATAATACGACATAAATGGTGTATGAATaatgatgtccaataacattgctAACTTAATCGCATGGTCACACTAGTGGTTTTcagagttaattaaaaattttgaaataaattttcttagTAGCCGCAGAGATTAAATTAGATTGGTCAACTGTTAACAGTTTGATCGCTAATAGAACTACGATTTGTGAAAGTTGGTTTCTATGTAACAACAATATTTTGGAGGAAAatcattattctttttattttttacatgtcaACTGAAGCAATATACTAAAGATTAGGATTATTAATTTCTTCAAGaccaaacaaaaaattacaagtttggctatggaaacataataataaatatataggttGATTCACTCCTCTTAAATTTACTACTTACTCCAACTATAATAATATTCTGGCTGATGGAAGAGGTTGAAGCAGCAGAGAAGTTGTTTAAGTCGTCTTCTTCTTCAGTCGTCATCTTATTCAATgaagttttcattttttactaGTTGTgaagttttatcaaataaaagtaatttgcatATTcgtatatcattataaattacatGGATGCTTAAGcatggtttatttaatttttattagatattttacaaataataatttgcaaACAAAGAAAATCTACTGAGTAAGGTTGTTTCAATAGCTATTAGTTGAAAAAGACTATTGATATATACAGGAGGCATTGGAGCGCAAGAACACACCTTACATATGAAGATACTGTAAGtcgaaaatgttaaatatcaaaattgtaatGGCTAATATCACATGaaggaaatatttgttatttgtactaatattatgtaatatatttggtTTATCCCTATAGTACTCAACCTTTTATAGGCCTACAATACTTTATCGAAGGCATAAAAGATGTTTTGTGTAGGTGTATCAAAGCTGAACAACATTCACCATACTGAATTGTGCAAATAAGTTTTAGTATCTAGAagggaaatttgaaaaaaattgagatTCGTCCAAACGAATAGATACTTTTCAGAAGTGTGTGTTGTGTACATATATATTGTAAGCTCATTATTATCTCATAAGAATAACTTATAGACTATGTTTCGTAGAAGTTGGTTACAGTAAAAATGTAggcttaatttattatatatttatttattcaacaatacaaataacagtgataaacgtgttttttaaagaattttgtataGATTACATAAAGTTAAGTTTTGTAATTggtacataattataatttaataaattttaagtagaTAGCACAGCGTTTGTTAGGTAACATTTTCaggtacattttaaattagaatcacacatacacttaaattattttaaatacatgatgAAGGATACTTGTCTGTTCAATACAGTCCTTTTATCCTCAGGTCGAAGAGTCCAATTAGAGCTGATGGTGGATTTTGTTTGTAACATCTCTCAACGATGATCTCTTGGCCACATATCTTCTCTCCATTGCACAAGTCAATAAGGGCAAACGCAGCGTCAGGAGTGAAGCAGTACAAGTAGAGTGTCTTGGTTCTTACATCCATGATTATGTCCGGATAGACTTTTTCTGCCAATCCATGCTTGATTATCATTCCTGTTATATCTGACAGAGTGGCACATTCAGGAACATTTAGTACTCTCAAAGGGAATACCCAGACAGTTATCTTCATTTTTACTGGatgctgaaaaaaaaacaattatattagaaaaattacgCCTTTATCTGGAATTAATGTGGACAATTTAACTTTACGATCTGGACTCGgttatattgtacaaattaaaaaatttttcaagaagTGCTATGATTTCGTCTggaattaatataactttaaaatgtgcATTTCAATGCCTGGTGATAGTGTTACTATGGTTACACTATTGATTGCACTCACACAATCGGGAGTTACACAAGACATTTTGGGGAAGTCCGTTGAAGCAGAAGACACTGTTCTTTATGGTTCCACTTTATACAGTTGTACTAACAGACATAAAAAGTAATTGCTATCACTGCTATCACTGGAATTAATAtagcctaaatttaaaatttacatatcgAAGTCTAGATATTAGGAGACCTAGAACCAAATAAATAGAAATCAAACCAATGTGTGTACTTGCAAATGGGTTATAAACTCATTTACACTTACTACCATAAAACGAATTTTCTTTGTATCGAGTCGAAGAAATGGTATGATTTCGCCTGGAATTAATAtagcctaaatttaaaatgaatatatcaagagagagagagagagagagagagagagagagagagagagagagagagagagagagagagagagagaaatctTTATTGACAATCTTCAAGATTGAAATGGtgtcaaacaaaacattttttttaactgataaaaagacatacagttttacagttaaaaaaattaaaaaaaagttcacAGTTAGGAGTCACGGTTGTGCCAGTCCAGGTACTCTTCCACACTGTAAAAGGGGTTGATCAGGAGCCAATGGTGTAGCACCGCCTTCAGCTTCTCAGGGTTGGACATCTTAATATTCTCTGGCAGATGGTTAAACAGTTTGGCGCCAATGTAAGAGGGCTTGCCTTCAAATCTTCTGCTGTGATGCGTTGGTAGGTTGAAGTCACGGGCACGACGAGTGTAGTGTTGGTGGAGGTCTTCATTTCTTGGTGGGCTGATTCTGCAGGCTGTTGTCACCACTTCTAGAATGTAGGCATTTATTACAGTAAGAATTTCCCACTCAACAAACGCCCGCCTGCAACTCACCCTCCACCCCAAGTCAGCCATCACACGCACAGCCTTTTTCTGCAGCACTAAAACCCGCTGCAAATTGCGTTGTGCTGTGGCACCCCAGAGCACTATGCCATACTTTATGTGGCTGTCCAGAAGAGCCGAGTAGGCAGTTTTAACCGCCTCTGTTGTGCTGACAGCTTTAATGCGTCTCAGGGCATAAATACTACTGCTCAGCTTCCTGCAGAGGACCTCGACGTGCTCATCCCACTTAAAATTGACATCCAGTGTAATCCCTAGATGTTTAATGGCTTGAACAGAATCGATGTTAGGGATTCCAGCAACTTCTTCTTTGTTCTTGCCCATTATGAGCTGTCTGGTTTTACCTTCATTGAACACTAGATCATTTCCAGAACAGTATTCGACGGCAAGCTCGAGGGATATGATTGACCTCAATTCTAGCTCTTCGACATTTCTCTTGGCTGCCACCAATaccgtgtcatcggcatacatgaTCGTTTTGGCAAAGTTCTCTATGTGCGCCGGAAGGTCTAAGGTGAAAAGTATGAAGATGACCGGGCCAAGGACGGATCCCTGAGGCACGCCCCTGGTCACTGGGAGTAAAGATGATCTGACAGCCGTAAGTGTTCCATTGATCTTCTGCCTCAGTTCAACGAGTTGGTCCCGACCCCGCAGGTAACTTTCAAACCAGGACAAAGCCACGTTTTTAAATCCAAGGTTTTCCAGTTTGCGCAGAATGAGATCGTGACTGAGACAATCAAAGGCTTTACCTAAGTCAAGGTAGATGCTGACAATATCATCACCATCCTCAAGGTGTTCAAGGATGCTCTCCACCAACTCAACCAGAGCTGTCATCGTTGACCTCTTCTTACGAAAGCCGTGTTGGTTCTCTAAGTCGATGTTGTTTTTCTTCAGGTGATCTTCAATCCTGGCCAGAGCGACCTTCTCGATGATCTTGGAAAAGGTAGACACCAGGGAGATTGGTCTGAAACTCCCAAGCTCGTGCCTGTTTCCTTTCTTGTGCAAAGGAATTACTTTGGCGGTTTTCAGTCTACTGGGAAAGCGACCACCGACAAGGCTAAGGTTTATTATGTGAAACAAAGGCAACATCAGTTCGTGTAGACAGGTTTTGACGATCTTAGAAGAGTACTCGTCAAGTCCTGATGAGGTCTTGCTCTTCATTGCACCGACGATCCTCCGAAGTTCACTCTCGGTCGTTGGTTCCAGCTCTGTCATTGGGAAAGCAATGGTGGGCATGCTAGGTCTGACAGTTCCTGACTTGTCCTGTTGACTGCTCTTCAAGGTTTCTTCAGCAATTGATGTGAAGTAGATATTAAATACGTTGGCGAGCTCAGCTGGATTATCTATCCTTGTGCCATTCTGAAGCATCACGTAATCAGTAACCATGGGATCATGGCTCCTGGACCACCTTTCACTATTTATGACCCTCCAGACTGCCTTAGATTTGCAGCTAGATTGGGAAATATAGTTGGATGTTGTCTCTTGCCTCAATGATCTCAGTTTTAGATCGTAAGTCTTCTTCAAATTATTAGCAGTCCACTTGTCTTCATTGCTTCCTGTTAGGACATAAATATCAAGGGCCCGAAGGAAAGAATCTCTCAGTTTAGCAGCTTCCTCgtcgaaaacatgtttaatagggTTGAGTCGCTTTGCCCTAGACCGTTTTAGAGGGCAGGAAGCATTAAGAGTTAACTGATGATTGACAAAAAGCTATTAAAAGCCTCATCAACGTCTTCGCTTGTTAGGACGGCCCTCCAATCCTGGTTCGCAAGTAGAGTCTTCAGATTTGTTAAGTTATTGGAGTTGATGGTTCGGCATACTGTTGGAACTTGTTGTTCAGTCCTAACCATTATTAGCCCTAACTCACATATTTGACCACTGTGGTCTGAAATACCTTCGTTACGACCCGGACCTTGACGATGTCGCTGAGATCTTGGGTGACACAGCACATGTCTATGGAGGAAGACGAGACACTGGTTATCCTGGTTGGTGGGAGGAGTAGTCTGTGAATGTTGAAGGTCGCTAGTACATCTTCAAGTTCCTTCTTTTCTGTCGATGGGTCCAGACAATCTATGTTAAAATCCCTGATGATTACAATGGAAACATTTGGGGAGGTCCAGAGCTTCAAGGTATTTTCCAGCGTTTGAAGAGCAAGGGTTATCGATGCTTTATTCTTTCGTGGTGGCCGATAAACCCCAAGGATATAAACGAATCTGCTCTTACTTAGGCTGATGGTTACAGCAGAGACTTCCACTATCAAGGCCTAGCGATTAGTAGACCAAGAGAGTAATAAATAGAAAGCAATCTATTGTGTCTACATGCAAATGTGTTATGAATTCAATTACACTTACTAACATAATAAGGAATTTTCTTCGTATCGAGTCGAAGAAATAGTATGATTTCGCctcgttataattttaaaatgtaaacatcaGGGCCTAGTGAGAGTAGACCTAGAGCCAAATAAATAGAAAGCAATCCATTGTGTCTACATGCAAATGTGTTATGTACTCAATTATACTTACtaacataaaaaagaattttcttctTATCGAGTCGAAGAAATGGTATGATTTCACCTGGAATTTATATAGCCTAAATTTAAAACGTATGTATCAGGGCCTAGCGATTAGTAGACCAAGAGAGTAATAAATAGAAATCAAACCATTGTGTGTCTACCTGCAAATATGTTATGAACTCAGTTATACTTACTAACATAATAAGAAATTTTCTTTGTATCGAGTCGAAGAAATGGTATGATTTTGCctcgttataattttaaaatgtaaacatcaGGGCCTAGTGAGAGTAGACCTAGAGCCATATAAATAGAAAGCAGTCCATTGTGTCTACATGCAAATGTGTTATGTACTCAATTATACTTACtaacataaaaaagaattttcttctTATCGAGTCGAAGAAATGGTATGATTTCGCCTGGAATTAATATAGCCtaaatttaaaacgtatataTCAGGGCCTAGCGATTAGTAGACCAAGAGAGTAATAAATAGAAATCAAACCATTGTGTGTCTACCTGCAAATGTGTTATGAACTCAATTATACTTACTAACATAATAAGGAATTTTCTTCGTATTGAGTCAAAGAAGTAGTATGATTTCGCATGGAATTAATAtagcctaaatttaaaatgtatataacaggGCCTAGCGATTATTAGACCTAGAGAATAATAAATAGAAAGCAATCCAATGTGTGTACTTGCTAATGTGTTATGAACTCAATTATACTTACTAACACAAAAAGAAATTTTCTTCGTATCGAGTCGAAGAAATAGTATGAGTTCGccttgttataattttaaaatgtaaacatcaGGGCCTAGTGAGAGTAGACCTAGAGCCAAATAAATAGAAAGCAATCCATTGTGTCTACATGCAAATGTGTTATGAACTCAATTATACTTACTAACATAATAAGGAATTTTCTTCGTATTGAGTCAAAGAAATAGTATGATTTCGCCTGGAATTAATAtagcctaaatttaaaatgtacatatcaGGGTCTAGCGATTATTAGGCCTAGAGAATAATAAATAGAAAGCAATCCAATGTGTGTACTTGCTAATGTGTTATGAACTCAATTATACTTACTAACacaaaaagaaattttctttGTATCGAGTCGAAGAAATGGTATGATTTCGCatggttacaattttaaaatgtatacattaatgACCTATAGTCTATTAAATAGGAAGCAAACCAAAGAGTCTACATGCAAATGAGTTATGAACTCAATTATACATACTAACATAGAAAGTAACTTTCTATCTATCAGTTGAAGAAATGGTATGATATCACCTGGaattaatataactgtaaaatgaTATCAAAGCCTGGTGATAGGCTAGTAGTCCTATAGACTAAAAAATAGAAAGTAATCCAATGTGTCTACATGCAAAAGAGTTAAGGATTCAATTGTATGGTACaaattaaacaagtaattttgactatcaacataaataaattctattctttcACCTTGACTCaatataactttaacatgtaTATATCAAGTCTTGGTGATAGCATAGTTTACTGTAATCAGTGGAAAACAATCACTTACCTGTATCTGCTTGCAAATTCaatttgtattcaataatttatttatgtaaaacactacttttaaaaagtaatgtgtAATTTTCTGAGtggcaatttaaattaaactagaaTTTTGAGGTGAAGATAGAAATTAATGATGCACCTACATGTTAcctacagaaattttaaaaatggtttagttTGGTTTTGATCTGATTTCTTAGACGCTACCCTTCAGGGACCAATCAGAATTGTTTAGTGCCTTTGATATCTTGAGACAGTATGCGCTGTAAAGGCAATGTGCTGAGTactataacaaaacatattatattgtacttaatttaGTGGGTAAATAAAATGATCGAGGCAAGTCTGGTTTTGACAACAATTTTCACCAAGGAATGAGGGGAATCTGATGTTTTCCAAGTTGTTATATGTAATTGAACCGAGCGATGTATAATAATAAACCGGCGAATCGGCACTTTGGTCTATGGTGcgtaatatgaaaaattattgtaGATCATAAAATCATAAAGTATTCAGTTTCTTCAGGACTTGGAGATATATCTATGTATTTAATCTAACAAGAAGAATCGCGCGATATATGCTACAGGTTGGTGCTGTTAATATAGAATGTGCTTGAAGTGTTCGTGATCAGCAAATTGTTAAATGTTGCAGGTAGAAAAGTGTAActggtgtattatttttaagtcgATGTAGCCTACATTTTAGCAGGAAATGCGCTTGTAAGTATTGCGGTTGATCTACGTATGTCTCTCGTTTTATCCTTCAAACTGCAATATAAGGTTAGCAAGGGTAGATATATTTACCCCATACCAAACACTATTATGTCGATAACTtatcacaaaaatagaaattctcTCCAGATATGTTAAATAACTGTATGCCTCGTTGTTATTGCAGTCTTGTAGAAGGCTTAAATGATTAAACCAATGGAAGAcaagttattgttttgtttaattgatAATTATAGCTTGTACAATGAACACTAATCTAGCTTTtaccataatttaaatattactcattaggaaaaatctataaatatgaaacaaataataaaactgcaaacaaaaaaGCAGAGTTAGATAAAGCCAAAGCCATTTAACACTGTATAGAGAGTACAATCTAAGTTACTAAAAACGTATTCTTGTTGGTATTTCGATTTTTCAAATTGTGTTGTCGAGTATTTGTTATTCAACCCAATTTCTTACTCAACATTTTctgtgtaaaattgttttattataaatatattggaatTAGACGAGGACACTAAATTAAGCAAACAAAGTGAGAggacattcaaatttttgatctGAGAATATCGTTCAGCAGGTACAATTCACAAAACACTGTTATTACAGGATGATTATTTGTGTT of the Homalodisca vitripennis isolate AUS2020 chromosome X, UT_GWSS_2.1, whole genome shotgun sequence genome contains:
- the LOC124369952 gene encoding uncharacterized protein LOC124369952, encoding MKITVWVFPLRVLNVPECATLSDITGMIIKHGLAEKVYPDIIMDVRTKTLYLYCFTPDAAFALIDLCNGEKICGQEIIVERCYKQNPPSALIGLFDLRIKGLY